The following proteins are co-located in the Vigna unguiculata cultivar IT97K-499-35 chromosome 9, ASM411807v1, whole genome shotgun sequence genome:
- the LOC114163456 gene encoding uncharacterized protein LOC114163456, protein MIQSLEDLLRTCVLDHLGAWDDVLPFIEFTYNNSFHASIGMTQYEALYRRKCRTPLYWYQDGEAVLVGPELLEQTTTEKVRMVRDRMQASQSRQKAYADRRTRPLEFATEDHVFLKLRKYVFDLSHVLEAKDVQIREDLTMKVPPMTLEDSRIEELRGKPVNLVKVIWDWRICDSTWELEEDMRMSRPYLFLKSNLPFVPLSPALKFALGAAVVMGLGVETNLYVDLREQWRKSDNLAQASGARLSESIRKPSLVLRELSLRRHAPVLSERPSRSGEEVSPKRENVTAPLFPL, encoded by the exons ATGATTCAGTCGcttgaggacttgttgaggaccTGCGTACTGGATCATCTAGGTGCTTGGGATGATGTTTTGCCCTTTATAGAGTTCACTTACAACAATAGTTTCCATGCGAGTATCGGCATGACACAGTATGAGGCTCTATACAGAAGGAAGTGTAGGACCCCTCTTTATTGGTATCAAGATGGGGAAGCAGTATTGGTTGGGCCAGAGTTATTGGAGCAGACCACCACTGAGAAAGTGAGAATGGTGAGAGACAGGATGCAGGCCTCTCAAAGTAGGCAAAAGGCTTATGCAGACCGCAGGACGAGGCCCTTGGAATTCGCGACTGAAGATCACGTGTTCCTGAAG TTGAGGAAATATGTGTTTGATCTGTCTCATGTGTTGGAGGCCAAGGATGTGCAGATCAGGGAGGATCTCACTATGAAGGTACCACCAATGACTTTAGAAGATAGCAGAATTGAGGAACTTCGAGGAAAACCAGTCAATCTTGTCAAAGTTATCTGGGATTGGAGGATAtgtgactctacttgggagttgGAGGAAGACATGAGGATGTCGCGTCCATATTTGTTTCT TAAATCCAATCTTCCTTTTGTGCCACTGTCTCCAGCTCTTAAATTTGCTCTTGGAGCTGCTGTGGTTATGGGCTTAGGTGTCGAA ACAAACCTGTATGTTGACTTGCGCGAACAGTGGAGAAAATcggataatctcgcccaagcgagtggtgctcgcctaagcgagagtatcagGAAACCCTCTCTGGTGTTGCGCgagctgtcgctcaggcgacatgCTCCAGTCTTGAGCGAGAggccatctcgctcaggcgaggaggtatcgcctaagcgagagaacgTGACAGCACCACTATTCCCTCTttga